The following are from one region of the Acanthopagrus latus isolate v.2019 chromosome 2, fAcaLat1.1, whole genome shotgun sequence genome:
- the LOC119008822 gene encoding complement C1q-like protein 4 has product MRAIIILCLLEVAICRADEFSWNGNGAENDVRSSTENVCLTDPASCGCCLMQQQIHRMKQFFNTSLNELEKELTKTKTVLNNVRASRSAFSVALTNEGSLKCIGPYRDDKIIPYKHIFLNLGDGYSPETGIFTVPRSGVYSLALTIFSDAGSPGNTLAACASLQVNNKVLAGPREMNMQDQEDSSTIVVAVHLKAGDRVAVNLPIGCFLCDDSSHYNTFTGFLLYSTD; this is encoded by the exons ATGCGAG CCATAATAATCCTGTGTCTGCTGGAAGTAGCGATCTGCCGGGCTGATGAGTTCTCCTGGAACGGAAATGGCGCTGAAAATGACGTGAGATCCAGTACAGAAAACG tgtgtctCACGGACCCGGCGTCTTGTGGCTGCTGCCTGATGCAGCAACAGATACACAGGATGAAGCAGTTCTTCAACACGAGCCTCAatgagctggagaaggagctgaCGAAAACGAAGACCGTCCTTAACAATGTCAGAG CCAGCCGCAGTGCCTTCTCCGTCGCTCTGACCAATGAAGGCAGCTTGAAGTGCATAGGCCCCTACCGCGACGACAAGATCATACCCTACAAACACATCTTCCTCAACCTGGGCGATGGCTACAGTCCTGAGACCGGCATCTTCACCGTTCCCCGCTCGGGTGTCTACAGCCTCGCCCTCACCATCTTCAGCGACGCCGGCTCTCCTGGTAACACCTTGGCCGCCTGCGCCTCGCTGCAGGTCAACAACAAAGTGTTGGCCGGACCCAGGGAGATGAACATGCAAGACCAAGAGGACAGCTCCACTATTGTTGTGGCCGTCCACCTGAAGGCTGGCGACCGCGTGGCCGTCAACCTGCCCATTGGATGTTTCCTCTGCGACGACAGCAGCCACTACAACACTTTCACTGGTTTCCTGCTTTATTCTACTGACTAA
- the ftr86 gene encoding finTRIM family, member 86: MASAWPEEETFACPVCLDTLKDPATLPCGHSYCLVCIQSHWDKGHGKGQYSCPQCRQVFNPRPSLARSTLLVEAMEKLRTSSIKQSPSAAVSSAPPSMPIYLEILPDTVPRQGSMYPKLPTVEPRPCPQHNRPLDLFCHEDKECVCEVCCQHGHKGHHVLKPQEERKERQKELVQMQEDVRRRIKETEKKLIEIPHAARQHKALVQALQQESTDLFSALIKNMSLTGDEVGELLSTHETALGSQVEGQIHSLEQEVAQLRWRSEELSRLANMQDHICFLKNFLIMEPLGEMGATGESILNREEAVVASVRSAMRELQESIQDLCKASLAKIVTLVNQDPAAPTVNGAAAAAGTTAANISGPATAENTVYEMMTDPPPLPPPRPQKHRDSSKSPSLRPAGPQASAPPPPSPPLPHATPVTTSGLVNPEPKTREEMLKFRFEPTMDPNTVYRHVYLSDGGHKATMRAENVNPADHPERFHFWRQVLCREPLAGSPYYWEVEWTGQKITIGVAYKEIERKSSDDDSRLGHNAQSWSLYWSGTGFSFWHDGQEKQLGSPKTRRIGVFLDQHAGILAFYRIANNQAHLIHRHQSQFTGPLYPGFRFWAGLGATVTICQLD; the protein is encoded by the exons ATGGCCTCAGCCTGGCCTGAAGAGGAGACCTTTGCCTGCCCAGTATGCCTGGACACCCTGAAGGATCCGGCCACGCTACCTTGCGGACATTCATACTGCTTGGTCTGTATCCAGAGCCACTGGGACAAGGGACACGGCAAGGGTCAgtacagctgccctcagtgtaGGCAGGTTTTCAACCCTCGTCCCTCGCTGGCCAGGAGCACTTTGCTAGTGGAGGCTATGGAGAAACTGAGAACCAGCAGCATCAAGCAGAGCCCCTCTGCAGCCGTCTCCTCTGCCCCGCCTTCGATGCCCATCTACCTGGAGATCCTACCTGATACAGTGCCGCGTCAAGGCAGCATGTACCCTAAGCTTCCCACTGTGGAACCTAGACCCTGCCCTCAACACAACCGTCCTCTGGACCTGTTTTGCCATGAAGACAAGGAGTGCGTGTGTGAGGTGTGTTGCCAGCATGGACACAAGGGACACCATGTGCTCAAACcacaggaagagaggaaggagagacag aaAGAGCTCGTTCAAATGCAGGAAGACGTACGGAGGAGAATAAAGGAGACTGAAAAGAAGCTTATCGAGATTCCACACGCTGCTCGCCAACACAAG GCCCTGGTGCAGGCTCTGCAGCAAGAGAGCACAGATTTGTTCTCAGCGCTCATCAAGAACATGAGTCTAACGGGCGACGAGGTCGGTGAGCTCCTCAGCACCCACGAGACCGCCTTAGGCAGCCAGGTCGAGGGGCAGATCCACAGCCTGGAGCAGGAGGTGGCACAGCTGCGCTGGAGGAGTGAGGAGCTGAGCAGACTGGCCAACATGCAGGACCACATCTGCTTCTTGAAG AATTTTCTTATCATGGAGCCGCTGGGTGAGATGGGTGCCACCGGAGAGTCAATACTGAATCGGGAAGAGGCAGTGGTTGCCTCTGTCCGCTCAGCCATGAGAGAACTACAGGAGTCGATACAGGACCTCTGCAAAGCCAGCCTGGCCAAGATCGTCACACTAG TGAATCAAGACCCTGCAGCTCCAACAGTTaatggtgcagcagcagcagcaggcactACAGCAGCTAACATCAGTGGTCCTGccacagcagaaaacacag TGTATGAAATGATGACAGACCCTCCACCTTTGCCGCCTCCACGACCTCAAA AGCACAGAGATTCATCCAAATCTCCATCTCTACGTCCTGCAGGTCCTCAAG CTTCtgcccctcctccaccctcccctcctctgcctcatg CGACGCCTGTAACAACATCGGGTCTCGTTAATCCGGAGccaaagacaagagaagaaatgCTGAAGT TTCGCTTCGAACCCACCATGGATCCCAACACGGTGTATCGCCACGTGTATCTGTCAGATGGAGGTCATAAGGCGACGATGCGGGCTGAGAATGTGAACCCAGCAGACCATCCGGAGCGCTTCCACTTCTGGAGACAGGTTCTCTGCAGAGAGCCCCTGGCAGGCAGCCCTTactactgggaggtggagtggacTGGCCAGAAG ATCACCATCGGCGTGGCCTACAAGGAAATTGAACGTAAAAGTTCCGATGATGACAGCCGTTTGGGCCACAACGCTCAGTCCTGGAGCTTGTACTGGTCCGGGACCGGCTTCTCCTTCTGGCACGACGGCCAGGAGAAACAGCTGGGCTCACCTAAGACCCGACGGATTGGCGTCTTTCTGGACCAGCATGCAGGGATTCTGGCCTTTTACCGCATCGCCAACAACCAGGCTCATCTCATCCACCGGCACCAGAGCCAGTTCACTGGGCCACTGTACCCAGGATTCAGGTTCTGGGCAGGGTTAGGGGCAACAGTGACCATTTGCCAGTTGGATTGA
- the nudt8 gene encoding nucleoside diphosphate-linked moiety X motif 8, which yields MFRGPQILTCPFRSLLLLRDCHLAALSENTGAGWQGASAAKERWYEGIHGSKEATSSSTETVSCSTQLPFISTDCDNRQLREGSFQSLLSKAILSSHHRHPPQASAFAKATQASSSWKCTTVEDLGKNLKAASTYKDCLNNTPCLQSRRSPWDISQPSLSFTSQTQCNLQCHLNHRRHFVRSFSLSRHQPWILNHSDSTQHPSSISFDQTRALHQAAPLVAEAWRGCLSLGNESRCRQKLGPNLKLYEAEKERKASSQSQGKNQAKWAAVLVSLCSVEGEPAFLFTLRSSTLKGRHKGDVSFAGGKSDPSDRDVVATALREAREELGVNVSAEKVWGILKPLRDMSGMLIAPVLANLGPLEELSFKPNPGEVEEIFTLSLSHLCNPQNRGYTHFRTGDKYGYTLPVFRNGKHRVWGLTAIALDHTLKLVVPP from the exons aTGTTTAGGGGCCCTCAGATCCTGACTTGTCCCTTTAGGTCATTGTTGCTGTTGAGAGACTGCCACCTTGCTGCTCTCTCTGAGAACACTGGTGCTGGATGGCAAGGTGCATCAGCCGCCAAAGAACGGTGGTATGAAGGCATCCATGGAAGCAAGGAAGCTACATCATCGTCCACAGAGACTGTCTCCTGTTCGACGCAGCTGCCTTTTATTAGTACGGACTGTGATAATCGGCAGCTGAGAGAGGGTTCGTTTCAAAGCCTCCTGTCCAAAGCCATTTTATCCAGCCATCATCGTCACCCCCCTCAGGCGTCTGCTTTTGCTAAGGCAACACAAGCGTCTTCTTCGTGGAAATGCACTACCGTGGAAGATTTAGGTAAAAACCTCAAAGCTGCGAGCACTTACAAGGACTGTTTAAACAACACACCATGCCTTCAATCCCGCAGAAGTCCATGGGACATTAGCCAACCTTCCCTCAGTTTCACCAGTCAGACTCAGTGTAACCTTCAGTGTCATTTAAATCACAGACGGCACTTTGTGAGATCCTTCAGCTTGTCGAGACATCAGCCATGGATTTTGAACCACTCTGACAGTACACAGCATCCCTCCAGCATCTCctttgaccaaaccagagcgCTTCATCAGGCTGCCCCTCTCGTGGCAGAAGCCTGGAGAGGCTGTCTATCTCTAGGGAATGAAAGCAGGTGTCGACAGAAGCTGGGGCCCAACTTGAAGCTGTACGAggcagaaaaggagagaaaagcgTCGAGTCAGAGCCAGGGAAAGAACCAGGCGAAATGGGCGGCGGTCCtggtctctctctgttctgttgagGGCGAGCCGGCATTTCTCTTCACTCTGCGCTCCAGCACACTGAAGGGCAGGCACAAGGGAGATGTCAG TTTTGCAGGAGGAAAGAGTGATCCATCAGACAGAGATGTGGTGGCCACGGCGTTGAGGGAAGCCAGGGAGGAGCTGGGCGTGAATGTGTCAGCCGAGAAGGTCTGGGGCATCCTGAAACCTCTCAGGGACATG TCAGGGATGTTGATTGCTCCTGTTCTGGCCAACCTTGGTCCCTTGGAGGAGTTATCCTTCAAACCAAACCCTGGAGAG gtGGAGGAGATTTTCACCCTGTCCTTGTCCCACTTGTGCAACCCTCAAAACCGTGGCTACACACACTTCCGCACCGGTGACAAGTATGGATACACCCTCCCTGTGTTTCGTAACGGGAAGCATCGAGTATGGGGCCTGACGGCTATCGCCCTAGACCATACCCTGAAACTTGTTGTTCCTCCTTAG
- the LOC119009413 gene encoding membrane frizzled-related protein, whose protein sequence is MSDLSQVAVYSDSSDIYKNVFCNPAFELEGEREEKVEGFRTSSSTPEPIKPPAASLGWSVFGVCAMRLRAPGGWGLVVVSAAALLLLAAIGLALALILTQIKGQAVEDQLLSTNPPDLLSAGDGASHTLPTIPANRSQLNSTAAPQPARIPPSETRCGGVLTDSEGSFSSPNHPGSYPPNLLCVWVIRVPPTSLVQIHVSSLAVEGPSPCLFDWLEVQEQIEQTSVVTRFCGNVAPPTVNTNSSTVWVTFHSDGSIAGSGFTAQYRAILPGHKSCSREEFMCDSGRCLLPVSVCDGHPNCHDQTDEANCSHKHKECGGQKNGPNGYLSSPNHPRPYPHHQLCIWYVSVEEGHVITLSFRNFSLETQDVCEFDYVEVHDSVDTGAGRVLGRFCGTTFPPDLTSSGPHMTVVFVADEGVADSGFNATYQAVSVLDRTCGPSQFACSTGGCLQQQWLCDGWNDCPDGADEQGCGNSTYPPFTSSCEFIEVEMCQGLSYNLTSFPNIWLSIADQREAATLLRQYRVLMELACFEPLRRLVCGMFLPQCSPQGGVLQPCRSVCSSAEKQCSQALDLFSFSWPFNCHLLPDSQDPMECSLP, encoded by the exons ATGTCAGACCTCAGCCAAGTGGCAGTGTACTCAGACTCTTCAGATATCTATAAG AACGTGTTCTGTAACCCTGCCTTTGAGCTGGAGGGAGAACGCGAAGAGAAGGTAGAGGGATTCAGGACGTCCTCGTCCACCCCCGAACCAATCAAACCGCCAGCAGCCA GCCTCGGCTGGAGTGTGTTCGGGGTGTGTGCGATGCGTCTGCGGGCCCCGGGTGGCTGGGGGTTGGTGgtggtctctgctgctgccttgCTCCTGTTGGCGGCCATCGGACTGGCGCTGGCCCTAATCCTCACAC AGATAAAAGGCCAGGCGGTGGAGGATCAGCTGTTGTCCACTAACCCTCCAGACCTGCTGAGTGCAGGGGATGGGGCGTCCCACACCTTACCCACAATCCCCGCCAACAGGAGTCAACTGAACAGTACAGCCGCGCCACAGCCCGCTAGGATCCCACCATCCGAAACAC GGTGTGGAGGGGTTTTGACCGACTCAGAGGGCAGCTTCAGCTCTCCAAACCACCCCGGCTCCTACCCTCcaaacctgctgtgtgtgtgggtgatcCGAGTCCCACCCACTTCCCTGGTCCAGATCCACGTGTCCTCTCTGGCTGTAGAGGGACCATCGCCCTGTCTGTTTGACTGGCtcgaggtgcaggagcagatAGAGCAGACCTCAGTGGTCACCAG GTTCTGCGGTAACGTGGCGCCACCaacagtgaacacaaacagcagcacagtgtggGTCACCTTCCACTCTGATGGCAGCATCGCAGGCAGCGGCTTCACTGCGCAGTACAGGGCCATTCTGCCCGGACACA agagctgctccagagAGGAGTTTATGTGCGACAGTGGCCGCTGTCtgctgcctgtgtctgtgtgcgacGGTCATCCAAACTGCCACGACCAAACAGACGAGGCCAACtgcagccataaacacaaag AATGTGGCGGGCAGAAGAACGGGCCAAACGGTTACCTGTCAAGCCCAAACCATCCCAGGCCTTATCCTCACCACCAG TTGTGCATATGGTATGTGTCTGTTGAGGAGGGTCACGTCATCACACTGAGCTTCAGGAACTTCAGCCTGGAGACTCaggatgtgtgtgagtttgattACGTGGAGGTGCACGACAGCGTCGATACTGGAGCTGGGAGAGTGCTGGGAAG GTTTTGTGGTACCACCTTCCCCCCGGACCTGACCTCCTCCGGACCCCACATGACTGTGGTGTTTGTGGCTGATGAGGGAGTGGCTGACAGCGGCTTCAATGCAACATACCAGGCTGTGTCCGTACTGGACA GGACATGTGGTCCCAGTCAGTTTGCCTGCAGCACAGGGGGGTGCcttcagcagcagtggttgtGCGACGGATGGAACGACTGCCCCGATGGAGCAGACGAGCAGGGCTGTGGAAACTCCACCTACCCTCCCTTCA CTTCGTCGTGCGAGTTCATCGAAGTAGAGATGTGTCAGGGTCTGAGCTACAACCTCACCTCGTTCCCAAACATCTGGCTGTCCATTGCTGATCAGAGAGAAGCCGCCACACTCCTGCGACAGTACCGG GTGCTGATGGAGCTGGCGTGCTTCGAGCCCTTGCGCAGGCTGGTGTGTGGAATGTTTTTGCCCCAGTGCAGCCCACAGGGTGGCGTCCTCCAGCCCTGTCGCTCggtctgctcctctgctgaGAAGCAGTGCAGCCAGGCCCTGGATCTCTTCTCCTTCAGCTGGCCCTTCAACTGCCACCTCCTGCCCGACTCACAGGACCCCATGGAGTGCTCCCTGCCTTGA
- the si:ch1073-280e3.1 gene encoding complement factor B, whose translation MDVKPVLWILLFTSAQKVSLQGYEDSYEYAAYDMQPLNCSTTESIKGGHVTYSQGGLEGSVLTYHCSLGQYPHPVSNRLCSADGEWSPMRLANGRQVSRATCKDVLCPAQLQLDNGDFWPRDQWLHVGETQSFSCQEGFTLYGSAQRNCTLSGEWTGTTPVCDNHADDCNDPGVPPGAQRSGGRFHTGEKVIYRCQAGLDLLGSAERVCLENREWTGSTPRCQGPNTFDSPSTVAAAMAGSLAGIMDVLSPDSKKSVRSFGRSFRVAEVSRMNVYILLDTSGSIATKDFEKSREATVALIRKLDSYEVQMNFHVLSFASEAIDIVNITDSDISGSSDDVIWSLLDFDYHRHGKKTGTNLYAALRRVNEMIGYLKQNSAENHFNETQNIIIIETDGFSNTGMKPQIALARIRDLLGYQATSPDHTDETMLDVYVFGLGEDVNKDQLNALASKKRGENHVFVLKDYDTLGEVFNSIISDKSVTMCGIAQEHIKDPEENKAFHTKPWHVSVTVTKTPLCFGSILSPNWVLTAAHCFAKASTDNVPQEVSIQHGEGIVLSKRVIMHPEFNTRALQHRNVSEFYDYDVALVHVNKSIPLSWKARPICLPCTVPASRAMKRVNSTCQQHREELLPTKETAAFFIHDHKEPERKETYIHTQSERPSCVEKAMQTLKDPTDVTLDEYVPVRFLCSGGSSGYEYSISCKGDSGGSLFLQKRKRYFQVGVLSWGTMDVCNPLNTVRGVDRSVRPHPDARDFHIDLFKIMPWLKEHLGEEIQFLPDVN comes from the exons ATGGATGTCAAGCCCGTACTATGGATCCTTCTCTTCACCTCTGCCCAGAAAG TGTCCCTGCAGGGGTATGAGGATAGTTATGAGTATGCAGCGTACGACATGCAGCCTCTGAACTGTTCGACCACCGAGAGCATCAAAGGCGGACATGTCACTTACTCACAG GGAGGGCTGGAGGGCAGCGTGTTGACCTATCACTGCAGCCTGGGGCAGTACCCTCACCCTGTCAGCAACAGGCTCTGCAGCGCTGATGGGGAGTGGTCGCCCATGAGATTAGCCAATGGCAGACAGGTGTCACGGGCCACATGCAAAG ATGTGTTGTGTCCGGCTCAGCTCCAGTTGGATAATGGTGACTTCTGGCCAAGGGACCAGTGGCTCCATGTTGGGGAGACGCAGAGCTTCTCCTGCCAGGAAGGGTTCACCCTGTACGGGTCAGCCCAGAGAAACTGCACCCTCTCTGGGGAGTGGACGGGAACCACTCCTGTTTGTGACAACCATG CTGATGACTGCAATGACCCAGGGGTCCCACCAGGGGCCCAGAGGTCAGGGGGCCGGTTTCACACTGGAGAGAAGGTGATCTACCGTTGTCAGGCTGGTCTGGATCTGCTCGGGTCGGCTGAAAGGGTTTGCTTGGAGAACAGGGAGTGGACTGGCTCGACACCGCGGTGCCAAG GTCCGAATACCTTTGACTCCCCCAGCACCGTGGCAGCAGCCATGGCAGGGTCACTTGCGGGAATCATGGATGTACTTTCACCAGACTCCAAAAAGA GTGTAAGGTCCTTCGGCCGATCCTTCCGTGTGGCTGAAGTCAGCCGTATGAATGTCTACATTTTACTGGATACTTCGGGAAGCATCGCAACGAAAGACTTTGAAAAGTCCAGGGAGGCCACCGTTGCTCTCATCAGAAAG TTGGACAGCTACGAGGTGCAGATGAACTTCCACGTGTTGTCATTTGCCAGTGAGGCTATAGACATTGTAAACATCACAGATTCTGATATAAGTGGTAGCAGTGACGACGTCATTTGGAGTCTGCTGGACTTCGACTACCACC GCCATGGCAAAAAGACGGGCACCAACCTGTACGCTGCCCTGCGACGTGTCAATGAGATGATCGGCTACTTAAAGCAAAACAGCGCCGAGAACCACTTTAACGAGACtcagaacatcatcatcatagaAACAGACG GTTTCTCTAACACGGGGATGAAGCCTCAGATTGCTCTGGCCCGTATCCGTGATCTTCTGGGCTACCAGGCCACATCACCCGATCACACAGATGAGACAATGCTGG atgtcTATGTGTTTGGTTTGGGTGAAGACGTCAACAAGGATCAGTTGAACGCCCTAGCATCTAAGAAACGCGGTGAGAATCACGTCTTCGTTCTGAAAGACTACGATACCCTGGGAGAGGTGTTCAACAGCATCATTA GTGACAAGAGTGTGACGATGTGTGGGATAGCTCAGGAGCACATAAAGGATCCAGAGGAGAATAAAGCCTTCCACACCAAACCCTGGCACGTCAGTGTGACTGTGACAAAG ACTCCGCTCTGTTTCGGATCTATTCTGAGCCCGAACTGGGTGCTGACAGCTGCTCACTGTTTTGCCAAAGCGAGCACAGACAATGTCCCTCAGGAGGTGTCAATACAACACG GTGAGGGCATAGTGTTATCCAAGAGGGTGATCATGCACCCAGAGTTCAACACCAGGGCGCTCCAACACAGGAATGTGTCTGAGTTCTATGACTACGATGTGGCTCTGGTACACGTGAACAAGAGCATCCCGCTCTCCTGGAAAGCCAG ACCAATCTGCTTGCCGTGTACGGTGCCAGCCAGCCGAGCAATGAAGAGAGTCAACTCTACCTGTCAGCAGCACA GGGAGGAACTACTACCAACAAAGGAGACTGCCGCCTTTTTCATCCATGACCATAAGGAACCTGAGCGCAAAGAAacatatattcacacacagagtgaa AGGCCTAGCTGTGTGGAGAAGGCGATGCAAACACTCAAAGATCCCACCGACGTGACTTTGGATGAGTATGTACCCGTCAGATTCCTCTGCTCCGGGGGATCTTCAGGATATGAGTACTCTATCTCCTGTAAAG GTGACTCTGGTGGATCCCTGTTCCTACAAAAAAGAAAGCGCTACTTTCAG GTGGGAGTGCTGAGCTGGGGCACAATGGACGTATGCAACCCACTCAACACAGTTCGGGGAGTGGACAGGAGTGTCAGGCCGCATCCTGATGCTCGAGACTTTCACATCGACCTGTTCAAGATAATGCCATGGCTGAAGGAGCATCTGGGGGAGGAGATCCAGTTCCTGCCTGACGTTAACTGA
- the LOC119031702 gene encoding bifunctional polynucleotide phosphatase/kinase, whose amino-acid sequence MSCTLVSANGARVSLEDGRAVILGRGPDTGVADKKCSRHQVKVVACYADQDAVVTQLGPNPSFLDSEQLVRGQSGKLSHGGTLYLVNQNHPFKLQYSLSSNGVASGTVRAGLKATDKTKGGPNGKEKEAQSSPNPKRSIKDFFPTSPMKRPKRQLSPDKGHPAVKRQRRNEEASDRQMKDEEEEEDEERLAEEKLKQLQELAEKSTTERSSSAQASSSSSSSKGCLKSNWQQIGNLMLYTAAGVKGSDKIAGFDIDGCIITTKSGKVFPTAPDDWKILYPEIQPRLANLLRKGYKVVFFTNQMGIARGKLRPEVFKSKVEDILTKLQLPVQVFVAAGPGIYRKPVMGMWNHLCEKANDGVTVDQTQSFYVGDAAGRPENWAPGKKKKDFSSSDRLFALNIGLEFHTPEEYFLGWKRAPYNLPNFDPRKIDSTAKLYDPPSASLTSSQTEVIVAVGFPASGKSTFFHTHIIPKGYAYVNRDTLGSWQNCVSACERALKEGHSVAIDNTNPDPESRKRYVDVAKAAGVPCRCFQFSASLEQAKHNNRFREMTPSNSKHAKVNDMVFHSYKKHFVPPALSEGFSEILQIHFVPDFKDSQAETLFRQFSEG is encoded by the exons TGAAGGTGGTGGCTTGTTATGCAGACCAGGATGCGGTTGTTACTCAg CTGGGCCCAAATCCCAGTTTCCTGGACAGTGAGCAGCTTGTTCGAGGCCAGTCTGGTAAACTCAGCCATGGAGGAACCCTCTACCTGGTTAACCAGAACCACCCGTTTAAACTGCAGTACTCCCTGAGCTCAAACGGAGTGGCCTCCGGCACTGTGCGGGCAGGACTTAAAGCAACAGATAAGACGAAGGGAGGACcgaatggaaaagaaaaggaggcacAGTCGAGTCCAAATCCCAAGCGCAGTATCAAGGATTTCTTTCCTACCTCTCCCATGAAg cgaCCGAAAAGACAGCTGAGCCCAGACAAGGGGCACCCTGCGGTGAAGCGTCAAAGAAGAAATGAGGAGGCCTCAGATAGACAGatgaaagatgaagaagaagaggaggacgaggagagacTGGCAGAGGAGAAGCTCAAGCAGCTGCAGGAGTTGGCGGAGAAGTCTACGACAGAGAGGAGTAGCAGTGCCCAggcttcatcatcttcatcgtcCTCAAAGGGCTGTCTAAAGAGCAACTGGCAGCAGATAGGCAACCTGATGCTTTACACTGCTGCTGGTGTCAAAGGGAGTGACAAG ATTGCTGGGTTTGACATAGATGGCTGTATCATCACCACCAAGTCTGGCAAAGTCTTTCCCACTGCACCGGATGACTGGAA GATTCTATACCCTGAGATTCAGCCAAGACTGGCCAACTTGCTCAGAAAAGGATATAAG GTGGTGTTCTTCACCAACCAGATGGGGATCGCTAGAGGCAAACTGAGACCAGAGGTGTTCAAGTCCAAGGTGGAGGACATCCTTACTAAGCTGCAGCTCCCTGTGCAG GTGTTCGTAGCAGCCGGTCCTGGTATCTACAGGAAACCAGTGATGGGAATGTGGAATCACTTGTGTGAGAAG gCAAATGATGGTGTGACTGTCGACCAGACGCAGAGTTTTTATGTCGGAG ATGCTGCAGGTAGGCCAGAGAACTGGGCtccagggaagaagaagaaggatttCTCCAGCAGTGACCGACTG TTTGCCCTGAACATTGGGTTGGAGTTCCACACACCAGAGGAGTACTTCCTGGGCTGGAAACGCGCCCCCTATAATCTGCCCAATTTTGACCCT AGGAAGATTGACAGCACTGCAAAGCTTTACGACCCGCCGTCTGCGTCCCTCACCTCTAGCCAGACAGAAGTGATTGTTGCTGTGGGCTTCCCTGCAT cGGGAAAATCCACCTTCTTCCATACCCACATCATACCAAAAGGCTATGCGTATGTCAACAGG GACACACTCGGCTCATGGCAGaactgtgtgtcagcatgtgaaCGTGCTTTGAAAGAGGGTCACAGCGTCGCCATAGACAACACCAACCCGGACCCAGAATCTCGTAAACG CTATGTGGACGTGGCCAAGGCCGCCGGAGTGCCCTGTCGCTGTTTCCagttctctgcctctctggaGCAagccaaacacaacaacaga tTCCGTGAGATGACTCCATCAAACAGCAAACACGCCAAGGTCAATGACATGGTGTTCCACAGCTACAA gaaacactttgTGCCTCCTGCTCTGTCTGAGGGATTCTCCGAGATCCTCCAGATCCACTTTGTCCCGGATTTCAAAGACAGCCAAGCAGAGACCCTGTTCCGTCAGTTTTCTGAAGGCTGA